Below is a window of Myxococcaceae bacterium JPH2 DNA.
CGGACCCGTTGGACGAGGAGACGCTGCGTCGGTCCCTCGATCTGGCCATCAGCCAGCGCCTCCTCGTACTGACGGCGGACCGCCTGCAGGCCTTTCCCGTCGAGCCGTCGGATGTCGAGACCCGCCTGGTGGCCTTCCAGGCCCGACTTGGCGGCCCGGAGGCCCTGAGGCGCTTCCTGGCCCTCCACGACATGGACCGGGAGGGACTTGCGGTCGCCGTGGCGCGCATGCTGCGCGCCGAGCGCATCCTGGACAGCCGCGTGCGGATCAAGGCCCAGGCAAGCGAGACCGAGGTGCGGCAGTACTACGACTCGCACCGGGCCGAGTTCCCAGGTGAGTACGACCAGGCGGCGCGCACGGCCATTCGCGACAGGCTGGTCCGGGCCCGCTACAACGAGCTGGCCGCCAGAGTCCTGGCCGAGGCGCGCTCTGCGGCGCAGGTCCGTCGGGTGGCGGCCTTTGCTCGGGAGGCCCGGCGATGAGGCGCCTGAACGACGAGGGCGCATCCGGGCCCAGCCACGGCTTCCTGATCCGCCGGATGACCCGGGATGACCTCCCGGCGGTCATGGCCCTGGAGAAGGCGTCCTTTCGCAACCCCTGGTCCACGGAGCTGCTCCAGCGCGAGCTGGAGCACGAGTGGTCCACCATCCTCCTCGTGGAGGACCCGCTGCCAGAGGGTGGGGTGGAGCTGCTCGGGCTCGCCATCTTCTGGATCGTCCACGACGAAGTGCACGTGCTGAATGTGGCCACGTCCCCCGAGCATCGGCGGCGTGGGGTGGCCCGCGCCGTGATGGACGAACTGCTCGCCCGAGGTCGCGCGCATCGCTGCTCCCTGGCGACGCTGGAGGTCCGTAGGAGCAATGAGCCCGCGCTGAACCTCTACCGCGCGCTGGGCT
It encodes the following:
- the rimI gene encoding ribosomal protein S18-alanine N-acetyltransferase produces the protein MRRLNDEGASGPSHGFLIRRMTRDDLPAVMALEKASFRNPWSTELLQRELEHEWSTILLVEDPLPEGGVELLGLAIFWIVHDEVHVLNVATSPEHRRRGVARAVMDELLARGRAHRCSLATLEVRRSNEPALNLYRALGFRPVGIRPNYYVDEGEDAIVMVLDF